Sequence from the Salinicoccus sp. Bachu38 genome:
TGGAAGAGATCCTCATAGGGGGTGTAGTCGATATCCATCTCGTTCAGCTTCTTCTTCATGAACTTATGATCCCGCTTCGGCGTCGCGATGATATAGCCCTTCATGATATGGTCGAGTGTAATATTATCCGCCTTTTCATCGAGTGCAATCTTCGATATCCGTCCGGCGATCCGTTCCTTCGCCACATCCCTGAACAGTTCGGGGACGGGGCCGACCAGCTCGTTCAGAAGGTGCCGCGCTTCATTATTCCACAGGGGCAGTGCTCTATCTATATAATGTTCCTGCCAGTCGAGTTCACTATATCCGTCTTCCTTCGGCATCCGCTTCAGAAACTTCCTGAACATGAAATATCCGCCGATGGTCATCGCTCCCAGCATGACGAATGTCCACAAAGCAATGCCCCACATAAATACATCGTTCATTCCCTCACCTCCCCGTCATTATAGGAAATTAAAGCCGAATTGTCCATTGAATCATTTGTGACGATATATAGGGTGAAGGAGGTGAGAGACATGCTGAAGAACATGAGTGCAAAATTCTATTTCTTTGAAGCGGACGAGACGGGCGATGAAAAACTCCGTTTCAGGTCCGTGAGAAACCTGGACATCACATCGACGGATGAAGCCATCAACA
This genomic interval carries:
- a CDS encoding DUF2621 domain-containing protein; translation: MNDVFMWGIALWTFVMLGAMTIGGYFMFRKFLKRMPKEDGYSELDWQEHYIDRALPLWNNEARHLLNELVGPVPELFRDVAKERIAGRISKIALDEKADNITLDHIMKGYIIATPKRDHKFMKKKLNEMDIDYTPYEDLFQYADDEKQKFSIFEQTEKISSRSK